AAGGCCGGAACACCCCTTGGTGCCAACGGCAACGCGGAGCAGGCGGCCTTCCTCGCCGCTCTCGTAAAGCCGGCGCAGGCGTGCGACCGCGGCCTCGCTCAGGGTCAGCAGCGGCGGCAGGCCGCGACGTGGCGTGGTGCCGGCGGGGCGGAGCGTCATGGTCATCGTATCATCCCTCCGTATCAAAACATGTTGAGCGCGAGCCGCGCTTCTTCGCTCATCCGGCTCGGATCCCACGGCGGATCCCAAACGGTCTCCACCGAGACGCCGCGCACGCCGGGCAGGGCGGCCACCGCGTCTTCGACCTGGGCGGGCAATTCCTGTGCGCTCGGGCAGGCCGGCGCGGTCAGCGTCATCTCGATCTTGACGAGACCATCATCGCCGATCTCGATCGCGTAGATCAGGCCGAGTTCGTAGATATTCACGGGAATTTCGGGATCATAGACGGTGGCGATGGCGGCGATCACGGCGTCTTCGCTGGGCGGCGGCACGGTTTCTCCGGCCGGCGTCCAGGCGCCATGCGCGGCACGCTGCGGATCGCTGTTCGGTTGGTCATTCACTGGAAGCATCCTCCGTGCCGGCGAGGGCGGCGAGCAGCGCGTGCCATGGCAGGGTCGCGCACTTTACGCGCGAGGGAAATTCATGCACCCCCGCGAGCGGTAAAAGCCGTTCGAGGCGTTCGGCAAGCGCCGCGTCGAGAGGCGGCGCTTGCCCGGTCTTGGCAAGGGTCTGCATGGCGCCGGCAAGCGTGCGTGCCGCCTCGGCATCGAGCCCGGCGATGGTTTCGGCCATGAGATCGGCGGAGGCGATGCTGATCGCGCAGCCTTTGGCCTCGAACCCGGCGCGCGCGATCGCGCCGGTCGGCGCGTATTGCAGCCAGAGCGTAATCCGATCGCCGCAGAGCGGATTGTCGCCGCGCGCGCTCGCATCATAGGCGGCAAGTTTGCCGCTATGGCGCGGCCTGCGGCCGTGATCGAGAATGACGTCTTGATAAAGATCGCGGAGATCCTCGAACATCAGGCAAAAAACTCCGAGACGCGCAAAAGCCCTTCGGCGAGAGCATCGATTTCCGCCGGCGTCGTGTAAAGCGCGAAGCTCGCCCGCGCGGTGCTTTCCACTCCCAAACGATGCATCAAGGGCTCGGCGCAATGATGGCCGGCGCGGACGGCGATTCCTTGGCGGTCGAGGAGGGTTGCGACATCATGCGGATGCGCGCCATCGAGGGTGAAACTCACGACGCCGCCGCGATCTTGTGCTGCGCCAAAAATCCGCAGGCCCGGGATCGCGGCGAGGCGCGCGAGCGCATGGTCGGTGAGTGCCGCCTCATGCGCCGCGATCGCCGGATAGCCGATCGCCTCGACATAGGCGATGGCGGCGGCGAGGCCGATCGCCTCCAAAATCGCCGGTGTGCCGGCCTCGAATTTATGCGGCACCTGCGCCCATTCGCTGCGCGCAAAACTGACCGAGGCGATCATGTCGCCGCCGCCAAGAAATGGCGGCATGCGTTCGAGCAGCTCGCGCCGCGCCCAGAGCGCGCCGATCCCGGTCGGGCCATAGAGCTTGTGGCCGGTGAAGACATAGAAATCGCAATCGATCTCCTGCACGTCGACCTTGCGGTGGACGATCGCTTGCGAGCCATCGAGCAGCAGCTTCGCGCCATGCGCATGCGCGAGGCGGGCGAGCCGCGCCGCCGGCGCATAGGTTCCGAGCACGTTCGACATATGGGTGAGCGCGACGAGGCCGACCTTGCCATCCTCGAGCAAGCGGCTCAGGCTTTCGAGATCAAATTCTCCGGCCTCGGTGATCGGCGCGATGCGCAGCTCGACGCCATGCGCATCGCGCAGCATCTGCCACGGCACGATGTTGGAATGATGCTCCATCTCCGAAATCACCACCGCCTGGCCGGGGCGAAGCACACCGTGGCCATAGCTGTGGGCGACGAGATTGATCGCCTCCGTGCTGTTGCGGGTGAAAACGATTTCGTGGCGATCACGCGCGTTCAAAAGCCGGGCGACGGCGTCACGCGCCGCCTCATAGGCTTCGGTGGTGCGCTCGCTCATCCAATGGAGACCGCGATGGACATTGGCGTATTGCGTCTCCATCGCCGCTGTCATCGCCGCGATCACCGCGCGCGGCTTCTGCGCCGATGCCGCGCTATCGAGAAACACCAAATCCCGCCCATGCACTTTCTGCGCGAGAATGGGAAAATCGGCGCGCACCCGCGCGACATCGAGCGTAACCGGATCGCGTCCGGCGTTCATTGCGCGCCCTCCCACCAGCCGCCGATCGCGCTTTCGAGCAGGGCGCGAGCGGCGCCATCGGCAACGCCCTCGATCGCCTCATCGAGAAACGCGCGCACCAGCATCGCCCGCGCTGTCGCCTCGGGAATGCCGCGCGCGCGGAGGTAAAAGAGTTGCTCGGGATCGAGGGCGCCGATCGTCGCGCCATGGCTGCATTTGACGTCGTCGGCGAAAATTTCCAGCTCCGGCTTGCAGTCGATCTCCGCCTCCGGCGACAATAGCAAGGCTTGGCTCATCTGATAGCCATCGGTTTTTTGCGCGGCGCGCGCGACCTCGATGCGCCCCTGAAACACCGCACGGGCGCGGCCGTCGAGGACGTTTTTCACCGTCTGGCGCGAGGTACCGCCGGGCGCGTCATGGGCGACGACGCTGGTGATGTCGCCATGCTGATTGCCGCGCAGCAATTGCACGCCGCTGAGCGCCGCGTGCGCGCCGGTACCACCGAGCCGGGCGTGGGTTTCACTGCGCGCGAGCCGTGCGCCGACGCCAAGGGTGAAGGCGTCATAGCGGGCGCCGGCGAGAAGATCGACGAAAAGGGTCGCGGTGTGAAAGCTTTCGTGGTCCTCGGCCTGGATGCGGACGTGGCGCAAGGTCGCGCCGGGCGCGAGCGTGATTTCGAAGACCGGATTATGCCAGTAAACGCCATGGCCGGTGGCGTATTCGATCACGGTGAGCGTCGCCCCGGCCGCAAGCGTGATACGATGCCGGGGATGGACGAAGACCGGCGTCGCGTCTTCGGCGAGGGTGAGATGGACGAGTGCCAGGGTGCCAGCATCAACCCCCGCGGGCACGTGGATTGCGGCACCCAAGGCGGCGAAGCGGGCATTGAGGGCGGCGAGCGGCGCCGGCTCGGGATGTGCGCGGCCAGTTTCGTGCGCGCACTCGTCGCTCACGCTCACCGGCGGCGAGACCGAGAGCGAGGCCGCGCGTCGACCATTGATGAAGACGAGACGCGGGCCGGCAAGCGGCGGCAGATCGGCGGCAAGCGCGGCGGTCTCGGCAATCGCCGGCGCTGGCACCGGCGCCAGGGCAGCGAGCGCGCGAAGATCGGTATATTTCCAGGCCTCCAGCTTGCGGCTTGGCAAGTCGGTTGCCGCAAAGGCCGCCGTTTTTGCCATCGCGACGGTCATAGCGCGCCCTCGCTGACCGCCTCCAGGCCGAGCCCGGCATAGCCGCTTTCCTCGAGCGCCTGCGCAAGCTCCGGCCCGCCCGAGCGGAGAATGCGCCCGCCGGCGAGAACATGCACACGATCGGGGACGATGTGATCGAGCAGACGCTGATAATGAGTGATGACGAGCGCGGAAAACCCGGGCCCGCGCAACGCATTGACGCCATTGGCGACAATTTTGAGGGCGTCGATGTCGAGCCCGGAATCGGTCTCGTCGAGGATCGCGAATTTCGGCCGCAAAATCGCCATCTGCAGCACTTCGTTGCGCTTTTTCTCGCCGCCCGAGAAGCCGACATTGACGTTGCGCTTCAGCATGTCATCCGCCATCGCGAGATCACGAAGTGCCGCGCGAGCGAGTTTGAGAAACTGCACGGCATCGAGTTCGCTTTCGCCGCGGGCGCGACGGATGGCGTTGAGCGCGGTGCGGAGAAAATTGGCGTTGCCGACGCCGGGCAGCTCGACCGGATATTGAAAGGCGAGAAAAAGCCCGGCGGTCGCGCGCTCTTCCGGCGCCAGCGCCAGAAGATCGACACCGTCGAGCCGCACCTCGCCACCGGTCACCCGATAGCCGTCACGCCCGGAGAGGACGTAGGAAAGCGTCGACTTGCCCGAGCCGTTCGGCCCCATGATGGCATGCACCTCGCCGGTCGGGACTACGAGATCGATGCCGTTCAGGATCGGCTTGCCGTCGATCTCAGCGGTGAGGCCACGAATTTCCAGCATCTCAGCCCACCGAGCCTTCGAGACTGACGGCCAGCAATTTCTGCGCCTCGACGGCGAATTCCATCGGCAACTCCTTCAGAACATCCTTGCAGAATCCATTGACGATCAGATTGACCGCGTCTTCCTGCGAAAGCCCCCGCGAGCGGCAGTAGAAAAGCTGATCGTCGGCGATTTTCGAGGTGGTGGCCTCGTGTTCCACCCGGGCGCTCGGATTGCGGCTTTCGATATAGGGGATGGTATGGGCGCCGCAGCGATCACCGATCAAGAGACTGTCGCACTGGGTGAAGTTGCGCGCCCCATGCGCGCGCGGCATCATGCGCACGAGACCGCGATAGGTGTTGTTCGAACGCCCGGCGCTGATCCCCTTCGAGATGATCGTGCTTTTGGTATTGGCGCCGAGATGGATCATCTTGGTGCCGGTATCGGCCTGCTGATGATGGTTGGTGAGGGCGACGGAATAAAATTCGCCGACGCTCTCTTCGCCTTGGAGGATGCAGGAGGGATATTTCCAGGTGATCGCCGAACCGGTTTCAACCTGCGTCCAGCTGATCTTGCTGCGGGCGCCGCGGCAGGCGCCGCGCTTGGTGACGAAATTATAGATCCCGCCGCGGCCTTCGGCGTCGCCGGGATACCAGTTCTGCACGGTGGAATATTTGATTGTCGCATCATCGAGGGCGACGAGTTCGACCACCGCCGCATGGAGTTGGTTCTCGTCGCGCTGGGGGGCGGTGCAGCCTTCGAGATAGCTGACATAAGCCCCCTCTTCGGCGATGATCAGCGTGCGTTCGAATTGCCCGGTGTTGCGGGCATTGATGCGGAAATAGGTGGAAAGCTCCATCGGGCAGCGC
This portion of the Acidibrevibacterium fodinaquatile genome encodes:
- a CDS encoding SUF system Fe-S cluster assembly protein, whose product is MLPVNDQPNSDPQRAAHGAWTPAGETVPPPSEDAVIAAIATVYDPEIPVNIYELGLIYAIEIGDDGLVKIEMTLTAPACPSAQELPAQVEDAVAALPGVRGVSVETVWDPPWDPSRMSEEARLALNMF
- the sufU gene encoding Fe-S cluster assembly sulfur transfer protein SufU translates to MFEDLRDLYQDVILDHGRRPRHSGKLAAYDASARGDNPLCGDRITLWLQYAPTGAIARAGFEAKGCAISIASADLMAETIAGLDAEAARTLAGAMQTLAKTGQAPPLDAALAERLERLLPLAGVHEFPSRVKCATLPWHALLAALAGTEDASSE
- a CDS encoding aminotransferase class V-fold PLP-dependent enzyme, producing MNAGRDPVTLDVARVRADFPILAQKVHGRDLVFLDSAASAQKPRAVIAAMTAAMETQYANVHRGLHWMSERTTEAYEAARDAVARLLNARDRHEIVFTRNSTEAINLVAHSYGHGVLRPGQAVVISEMEHHSNIVPWQMLRDAHGVELRIAPITEAGEFDLESLSRLLEDGKVGLVALTHMSNVLGTYAPAARLARLAHAHGAKLLLDGSQAIVHRKVDVQEIDCDFYVFTGHKLYGPTGIGALWARRELLERMPPFLGGGDMIASVSFARSEWAQVPHKFEAGTPAILEAIGLAAAIAYVEAIGYPAIAAHEAALTDHALARLAAIPGLRIFGAAQDRGGVVSFTLDGAHPHDVATLLDRQGIAVRAGHHCAEPLMHRLGVESTARASFALYTTPAEIDALAEGLLRVSEFFA
- the sufD gene encoding Fe-S cluster assembly protein SufD; translation: MTVAMAKTAAFAATDLPSRKLEAWKYTDLRALAALAPVPAPAIAETAALAADLPPLAGPRLVFINGRRAASLSVSPPVSVSDECAHETGRAHPEPAPLAALNARFAALGAAIHVPAGVDAGTLALVHLTLAEDATPVFVHPRHRITLAAGATLTVIEYATGHGVYWHNPVFEITLAPGATLRHVRIQAEDHESFHTATLFVDLLAGARYDAFTLGVGARLARSETHARLGGTGAHAALSGVQLLRGNQHGDITSVVAHDAPGGTSRQTVKNVLDGRARAVFQGRIEVARAAQKTDGYQMSQALLLSPEAEIDCKPELEIFADDVKCSHGATIGALDPEQLFYLRARGIPEATARAMLVRAFLDEAIEGVADGAARALLESAIGGWWEGAQ
- the sufC gene encoding Fe-S cluster assembly ATPase SufC → MLEIRGLTAEIDGKPILNGIDLVVPTGEVHAIMGPNGSGKSTLSYVLSGRDGYRVTGGEVRLDGVDLLALAPEERATAGLFLAFQYPVELPGVGNANFLRTALNAIRRARGESELDAVQFLKLARAALRDLAMADDMLKRNVNVGFSGGEKKRNEVLQMAILRPKFAILDETDSGLDIDALKIVANGVNALRGPGFSALVITHYQRLLDHIVPDRVHVLAGGRILRSGGPELAQALEESGYAGLGLEAVSEGAL
- the sufB gene encoding Fe-S cluster assembly protein SufB, giving the protein MSARIEPRDPIQAATESGYKWGFETAIDMEIAPKGLSEDTIRLISAKKEEPEWLLAWRLKAFAAWRETREPEWAKIKHPPIDYQDLHYYAAPKRKPGPKSLAEVDPELLATYEKLGIPLRERAILAGVEGAGEARPDVAPDVAIDAVFDSVSVATTFRETLAKAGVIFCPISEAVREHPELVRRYLGSVVPPGDNFFAALNSAVFTDGSFVFIPKGVRCPMELSTYFRINARNTGQFERTLIIAEEGAYVSYLEGCTAPQRDENQLHAAVVELVALDDATIKYSTVQNWYPGDAEGRGGIYNFVTKRGACRGARSKISWTQVETGSAITWKYPSCILQGEESVGEFYSVALTNHHQQADTGTKMIHLGANTKSTIISKGISAGRSNNTYRGLVRMMPRAHGARNFTQCDSLLIGDRCGAHTIPYIESRNPSARVEHEATTSKIADDQLFYCRSRGLSQEDAVNLIVNGFCKDVLKELPMEFAVEAQKLLAVSLEGSVG